The Conexivisphaerales archaeon genomic interval TTATGCTGAATGCATCATGTATCTCCATGAAGTCAAAGTCTCCAAGCTTCACACCTGACTTCTCAAGAGCCCTTTTCGCTGCAGACCTTGTTGCGGTGTAGTCCAATGGGTCCTGTCTCTCTGCGAGACCCAGCTGGTTGACAGCAACTTCAGAGGAGAGGATTTCAACCCTCTGACCTTTCAGCCTGTCTGCTATCTCTTCGTTTACAATAAGCAGAGATGCTGCGCCATCGCATAGAGGCGAGCTGTCAAGCAGCCTGATCGGGTCGGAGATTATAGGGCTATTGACCACATCCTCCACCTGTATCATCTTTTTGAACATAGCATGAGGTGAGTTTAGAGCGTTTTTGTGGGAGAGAACGGGAAACTCTGCAAGTTCTTCCGGTTTGGCGGCATACCTGTCCAGGTACATTCTGTAGGTGAGCGCATTGAGCGATGTAAAGGTAGCCCCAAGAGACGCACCAAACTCCTGGTTATCAGCCATCGCCAGAGCTGAAGTGGCTTCGTTGACATCAAGGTCAGTCATCTTTTCTACACCAGTCACAAGAACTGCAGAGCTTTCTCCTGACTTTATTGCGAGGTATGCATTGTGCACAGCCACTCCTCCAGACCCGCATGCAGCTTCAACCTTGTATGCTGGTATGTTGCCAAGTCCGAGCAGGGTGGAGAGGTATGCTCCCAGATGCTCCTGTCTTGAGCCCACGCCGCTGAACATGTTTCCTACTATAACCCTATCCGGAATCAGCTCCGGCCTCTGCCTCATCGCCTGAAGGCTCGCTTCAGCCATCAGGTCGCCTATTCCCTTCTCCTTCAGCTTTCCAACCTTGACCAGTCCGCACGAGGCGATGAATACCCTTTCCACAAGCAGACTTCTCCAGATACCCAGCTATAATCTTATTTGTATTCGTTCTAGATTGCCTTTATCTGCTTTACAACAGGGGGCCTTGCCTTCCTAAAGACCTTGTAGCCGCAGATGCACTTTATTTCAGGAAGTGAAAGAAGCTCTTCACTTGTGACCTTTGTTCCACATCTGACGCATTCGTAGACTATACCGCCTTTCTGCTGTTTTGTCTCATCTTCAGCCAAAACTACCACCTTTCTGCTTCGTCATTCTCTCTTCTTTAAGTATTTCCGAATGTCCTTGCAAGGATCGCCATCTCTTCGACTTCTTCTAGCTTTACCCCCGGATGAACGGGCAGGGATAATACGTGCTTGGCAGCATCTTCTGTCCTCTTTAAGTTTGCAGAGTAAAGTGATTTGTAGTAGGGTGTCTGATGAACCGGAGGGTCATAATAGACTATCGCCCCGTATCCTGCTGCCCTTAGCCTCTGCATCAGAGCATCCCTCATGTTCTTTACATAGACTGTGTAAAGGTAATAGTTGTACCTCTTTCCTGCAGGTTCTGCTGGAGGTATTATATTCTCAGAATTCTTCAGCCTCTCTGTAAAGGCCAACGCGTTTCTCCTCCTTATCTGTATGAAATTCTCTATCTTCTTTATCTGCTCGACCCCCAGCGCAGCCTCGACTTCTGGCATTCTCATGTTCAATCCGAGCAGAGTGGTATCATATCCCTGCACCATCCCGTGGTTTCTTATCATCCTGAGCTTCCGAGCCAGCTCTTCGTCGTTTGTAGCTATCGCGCCTCCTTCACCTGTAGTTATCACCTTGCTTGGGTAGAAGCTGAAACAACCAAGCAACGCCTTTGAGCCTGTGTAGCTGCCCTGGTCCATACTGCCAAGGCTCTGTGCAGCATCCTCGATAACAGCTATTCCCCTGGGCCTAGCTATTTCGTTTATCTCATCTATCTTAGCAGGATTACCATACAGGTCAACAGGAATTATGGCCTTTGTCTTCTCAGTCAGTTTCGCTCTTACGTCTTCAGGGTCTATGCAGTAATCCTCCAGGCTTATGTCCGCAAACACTATCTCTGCACCTACAGCCTTTACAACGTTTGCAGTGGCAGCAAAGGTGAAAGAAGGAAGTATGACTTCGTCTCCCCTTTGAATGTTACATGCCATCAGCGAAGCTAGCAGTGCAGAAGTTCCAGAGTTCACAGCAACGACGTCCTTTACCTTCAAATATGAAGCAAGCGCCCTTTCAAACTCCCTGACCTTCTTCCCTCCGTCGAAAGAGGAAGAAGTGAGGTTTGCTTCTTTCAGAACTTCAGCAACCGCTTTTGCTTCATCATCTCCAAGAAACGGTCTGTTGATCGGTACCCTAACTCCGTCCATCCCACTGCTGGATGCTGGAGGTAAGCTTTTAGGTCTTACGAAAGTCGTCTTATCT includes:
- a CDS encoding DegT/DnrJ/EryC1/StrS family aminotransferase codes for the protein MDGVRVPINRPFLGDDEAKAVAEVLKEANLTSSSFDGGKKVREFERALASYLKVKDVVAVNSGTSALLASLMACNIQRGDEVILPSFTFAATANVVKAVGAEIVFADISLEDYCIDPEDVRAKLTEKTKAIIPVDLYGNPAKIDEINEIARPRGIAVIEDAAQSLGSMDQGSYTGSKALLGCFSFYPSKVITTGEGGAIATNDEELARKLRMIRNHGMVQGYDTTLLGLNMRMPEVEAALGVEQIKKIENFIQIRRRNALAFTERLKNSENIIPPAEPAGKRYNYYLYTVYVKNMRDALMQRLRAAGYGAIVYYDPPVHQTPYYKSLYSANLKRTEDAAKHVLSLPVHPGVKLEEVEEMAILARTFGNT
- a CDS encoding beta-ketoacyl synthase N-terminal-like domain-containing protein, with the protein product MERVFIASCGLVKVGKLKEKGIGDLMAEASLQAMRQRPELIPDRVIVGNMFSGVGSRQEHLGAYLSTLLGLGNIPAYKVEAACGSGGVAVHNAYLAIKSGESSAVLVTGVEKMTDLDVNEATSALAMADNQEFGASLGATFTSLNALTYRMYLDRYAAKPEELAEFPVLSHKNALNSPHAMFKKMIQVEDVVNSPIISDPIRLLDSSPLCDGAASLLIVNEEIADRLKGQRVEILSSEVAVNQLGLAERQDPLDYTATRSAAKRALEKSGVKLGDFDFMEIHDAFSITSALTLESIGLCEKGRAGKEAQRGRFEIKGELPINTFGGLKARGHPVGASGVYEIAEAYLQLSGQAGLCQVPDARIGLTHNMGGVDTTTVITILRGGV